Genomic DNA from Desulfurivibrio alkaliphilus AHT 2:
GATATCAGCTCCGGCGACGACTTTGTCAAGGCCGCCACCGAGGCCAGCAACCATAAGCCGGTGATAATCCTTAAATCCGGCACCACCGAAGCCGGTCGCCAGGCCGCCACCTCTCACACCGGCGTGCTGGCAGGGGCCGACATTGCCTATGGCGCCGCTTTTCGCCGGGCCGGGGTGATCCGTGCCGACACCTTTGAATCGCTGTTCGACTGCGCCACCGCCCTGGCCATGCAGCCTCTGCCCCGGGGCCCGCGGGTGCTGATTATCACCAATGCCGGAGGCCCGGGCACCATGGCCGCCGACGCCGTGGAACAGGCGGGCCTGCAGGTGGCGATGCTGGATAAGAACACCGCCGCCGCCTTAAAGGAAAAACTGCCCCGGGCCGCCAGTGTTGGCAACCCCATTGACGTGCTGGGTGATGCCGAGCCGGAGCGCTATGCCGCTGCCGTAACCGCCGCCCAGGACGACCCAGCGGTGGACGCCATCGTGGTTATCCTGACCCCCCAGGCCATGACCCAACCGGCGGCCACGGCCCGGGCCATCACCTCCGCCCTGAAGGGCGACAAACCGGTGCTGGCGGCCTTCATGGGCGGGGTTGAGGTCATGCCCGGCCGCACCGAACTGGTGGCCGCCGGCCTGCCGGACTACCCCTCACCGGAGCGGGCCATAACCGCTTTGAAGGCCATGCATGATTATGCCAGCTGGCGACGACGGCCGCCACGAGTGGTCACCCGGTTCCGGGTGAACCGGCGCCGGGCGGAGCGGATCATCACCCGCCGCCGGCGCTCCGGCCACCGTCAACTGGGCGAGGTGCGGGCCAAGAGTATCCTTGGTGCCTACGGCTTTCAGATACCCGAGGGCTACCTGGCCACCACCGCCGACGAAGCGGTGGAAGCGGCCCAGCGCGTAGGTTTCCCGGTGGCCATGAAGGTGGTCTCCCCCGATATTATCCACAAATCGGATCTGGGCGGGGTCAAGCTCAATCTCATCGACGCCGAAGCGGCCCGGGACGCCTTTGACCTGATGACCCTGCGGATCGGTCAACGCGCCCCGGAAGCCAGAATTGAGGGTATTTACGTGGAGAAGATGCTGGGCAAGGGCCTGGAGGTAATCATCGGCATGAGCCGCGATGCCCAGTTCGGCCCCATGCTGATGTTCGGGCTGGGCGGCATCTTCGTCGAGGTAATGAAGGATGTTACCTTTCATCTGGCTCCCATCAGCGAGGCCGAAGCCATCCAGATGCTGAAAAGCACCCGTTCCTATGAAATTCTGGAAGGGCGCCGAGGGCAACGGGGGGTGGACTTGGCCGCCATCGCCCAGGGGCTGCAACGCATCAGCCAATTGACCACCGATTTCCCGCAAATCGCCGAGCTGGACATCAACCCCTTTATTGTCGGTGAAATCGGGCAGCAGCCAATGGTCGCCGACGCCCGTATTACCCTGGAAAAAGCATGAGGTTGGAAACATGACTTCACATTTACAGGCCCAACCGGATCCTGCCTGGCAGGAGAAATATCAGGACATGATTCGCAGCGCCGATCAGGCTCTGGCGCTGGTACGGCCGGGCCAGCGGGTGTTTATCGGCACCGCCTGCGCCGCACCCGGAGCCCTGGTCGAGGCGCTCACCCGCCGGTGCGGAGAATTAAGCGACGTGGAGATCATCCAGCTGCTCACCAAAGGCGAGGCCGCTTCCGCCACCAAACAACTCCAGGATTGTTTTCACATTAACAGTTTTTTCATCGGCCGGACGGTGCGGGAATTGATCCAGCAGGGCCTGGGGGACTACACCCCCACCCTGCTCTCGGACATCCCCCGGCTTTTCTCCTCCGGGCAACTGCCCCTGGATGTGGCCTTAATCCAGGTGTCCGAGCCAGATAGCCGGGGCAAGGTAAGCCTGGGTATCGGGGTGGACGTGGTTAAGAGCGCCACCGAAAACGCCTCGCTGGTCATCGCCCAGGTCAATCCACGGATGCCGCGAACCCTGGGCGACAGCTTCATCGATATTTACGATATCGACTTGCTGGTCCCCCAGGCAACGGAGCTCATCGAGCGTCAATCCAGCACCCCCACCGCCTCCACGCGCCGGATCGGGGAACAGATTGCCTCGCTGATCGAAGACGGTTCCACCCTGGAGTTCGGGATTGGCCGCATTCCCCACGCCTTGGCTCAATTCCTGAAAGACAAAAAAGATTTGGGGATTCACACCGAGATGCTCACCGATTCCATGCTGGCCTTAATCGAGGCCGGGGCGGTGAGCGGAGCCCGCAAAACCATGGACCGGGGCAAAATCGTCACCAGCTTCTGCATGGGCACCAGAAAGCTTTATGACTTTGTCAACAACAACCCACTGTTCAGCTTTCGCCCCACCGAATACGTCAACGACGACTATATCATCGGCCGCCAGCACAAGATGGTGGCCATCAACATGGCGCTGGAGATTGATCTCACCGGCCAGGTCTGCGCCGATTCCCTGGGGTCACGCTTCTTTTCCGGGATCGGCGGGCAGGTGGACTTCAACCGGGGGGCAGCCCGTTCCCTTGACGGCAAGGCCGTAATCGCCATGGAATCAACGGCTCGAAACGGCGAGGTGTCGAGAATCGTCACCCGGCTAACCCCCGGCGCCGGGGTGGTCACCACTCGGGGCGAGGTCCACTATGTGGTCACCGAGCATGGCATTGCTTACCTGCACGGCAAAAGCGTGCGGGAACGGGCCATGGCCTTGATCAGTATCGCCCACCCCAAATTTCGGGAACAGCTTTTCCGCGAAGCCTTGGAGGCCAATTATTTGCACCGGGAGTTGGCCGATCTTGACGGCCGGGTACTGCTAACCTCCGGCGAGTTGGCCACCACCACTCTGCTGGAGGACGGCACCCAGGTCTCCTTCCGCCCGGTCCACCCCACCGATGAACCCCGGATGAAAGACCTGCTCTACGCGCTGTCCCGGGAGACCCTGTATTACCGCTTTATGAGCGCCAGCGGCCGCTTTACCCACAAGGAAATCAAAAACTTCGTCTACATCGATCATCGCAAGGACGCGGCCATCGCCGGCACCGTGCCGGAAGCCCACGGAGAGGACATCATCGCCGTTGGACGCTATTATCTTGATGAAAAAACCAACCGGGCCGAGGTGGCCTTTGTCATCCGCGATGACTGGCAGAATCGGGGCCTGGGCAAAGCCCTGTTCAAGCACTTGGTCAGCATCGCCAAACGCAACGGTATTGCCGGTTTCACCGCCGAGGTACTGCGCGACAACCGCCGCATGCAGGCGATCTTCAACCACAGCGGCTACACCGTGCAAAGCCGGATGGAAGACGATGTTTACAGCTACCACATCGATTTCAGTCAGTCTTAAGGCGTTCAGGGGCGGCAGAAAAGCAGGGCGGCGTTGATTCCGCCGAAGCCGGAATTACAGCTCAACACCGAAGGGTGGCGTAAAGGCAGGGCCCGGGTGCCGCTGATTGGCACCTGCTCGTCGGCCGCTTGCCGCAGGCCGACGGTGGGCGGCAGCACCCCGGCCTGCAGGCTGCGGATGGCCAAAGCCGCCTCCATGACCCCGGCGGCTCCCAG
This window encodes:
- a CDS encoding bifunctional acetyl-CoA hydrolase/transferase family protein/GNAT family N-acetyltransferase, translated to MTSHLQAQPDPAWQEKYQDMIRSADQALALVRPGQRVFIGTACAAPGALVEALTRRCGELSDVEIIQLLTKGEAASATKQLQDCFHINSFFIGRTVRELIQQGLGDYTPTLLSDIPRLFSSGQLPLDVALIQVSEPDSRGKVSLGIGVDVVKSATENASLVIAQVNPRMPRTLGDSFIDIYDIDLLVPQATELIERQSSTPTASTRRIGEQIASLIEDGSTLEFGIGRIPHALAQFLKDKKDLGIHTEMLTDSMLALIEAGAVSGARKTMDRGKIVTSFCMGTRKLYDFVNNNPLFSFRPTEYVNDDYIIGRQHKMVAINMALEIDLTGQVCADSLGSRFFSGIGGQVDFNRGAARSLDGKAVIAMESTARNGEVSRIVTRLTPGAGVVTTRGEVHYVVTEHGIAYLHGKSVRERAMALISIAHPKFREQLFREALEANYLHRELADLDGRVLLTSGELATTTLLEDGTQVSFRPVHPTDEPRMKDLLYALSRETLYYRFMSASGRFTHKEIKNFVYIDHRKDAAIAGTVPEAHGEDIIAVGRYYLDEKTNRAEVAFVIRDDWQNRGLGKALFKHLVSIAKRNGIAGFTAEVLRDNRRMQAIFNHSGYTVQSRMEDDVYSYHIDFSQS
- a CDS encoding acetate--CoA ligase family protein, which gives rise to MAALESLLTPQSIAVIGASRTPGKVGHDILANLIAGGFAGRVLPVNPVADEILGLPCWPTLKGAGAQIDLGVIAVPRSLVEEAVEDCLAAGARAVAVITAGFKEMDATGAELEKKLAARCRQQQVRLLGPNCLGLINSHHRLNASFAGEMPACGNISVISQSGALATAILDLAAERHLGLAKLVSIGNKADLNEVDLLSALTDDEQTGVIVAYLEDISSGDDFVKAATEASNHKPVIILKSGTTEAGRQAATSHTGVLAGADIAYGAAFRRAGVIRADTFESLFDCATALAMQPLPRGPRVLIITNAGGPGTMAADAVEQAGLQVAMLDKNTAAALKEKLPRAASVGNPIDVLGDAEPERYAAAVTAAQDDPAVDAIVVILTPQAMTQPAATARAITSALKGDKPVLAAFMGGVEVMPGRTELVAAGLPDYPSPERAITALKAMHDYASWRRRPPRVVTRFRVNRRRAERIITRRRRSGHRQLGEVRAKSILGAYGFQIPEGYLATTADEAVEAAQRVGFPVAMKVVSPDIIHKSDLGGVKLNLIDAEAARDAFDLMTLRIGQRAPEARIEGIYVEKMLGKGLEVIIGMSRDAQFGPMLMFGLGGIFVEVMKDVTFHLAPISEAEAIQMLKSTRSYEILEGRRGQRGVDLAAIAQGLQRISQLTTDFPQIAELDINPFIVGEIGQQPMVADARITLEKA